TAGAGCGCAGCGCTGCCCACATAGCGGGCAAGGCCCCGGTACTGCCCGCTGAGGGAATAGAGGGGCAGGCCGATCACCAGCACGGTGGGCAGCAGCCAGAGCGACTGCTGCAGCTCCGGGGGCCAGGGATCGCCCAGACGCAGCAGGAAGCTGACCCACACGGCCAGGGGCAGCAACACCACATCGGCGGCCAGCAGCGGCAGACGACGCAACAGCAGCGGGATGCGGCCGAGCCGCGGCCAGCGGATTCTCAGCGCCACCCGGGTGGCTGCGGTGGGGCGCCCACGGTAGACGTGGCGGCGAAGGGCACGGCCACCCTGCGCTCCAGCACGAGTCCGAGCAGGAGCGCGCCAGCCGCCAGGGGGAGCAGCCAGGGCCAGCCGCCCAGCCGATCGGCCAGGGCCAGCGCAGCGGTGACGCCGATGTAGAGGGCAGCGACGCGGCCGTGGCCCCAACCGGCCTGCTGCAGGCGCTGGTAGAGGTGGAGCCGATGGGCCTGCCAGAGGCGGTGGCCGGCCAGGAGTCGGCGCAGCAGGCAGAGGCCGGCATCGGCCAGCAGAGGGGTGGCCACCAGCAGCAGGGCCAGCGCGGCCGGCCAGCCCGGCGCCTGCAGCACGGCTCCGGCGAACACCGCCCCGAGATAGGTGCTGCCCGCATCACCCATGAACAGGCGGGCCGGGCTCCAGTTCCAGGGCAGGAAGCCGATCAGCGCGCCCACCAGGGGCCACAGCCCTGGCTGCGAGCCGGCGGCGGTGGCCAGCAGCACCACCAGGCAGCCGGCCACCAGGCCGTCGAGGCCATCCATGAAGTTGGTGAGGTTGATCAGGGCTGCGGCAGCGGTGGCGAGCAGCAGCGCCAGCGCCATGGTGGGCGGCTGCCCCGCCCACACCAGCACCAGGGCGGTGGCCAGCTGGGCCAGCAGGCGCAGGGCCGGGGCCAGGGAGCGACGGTCGTCGGCGAGGCCCACCAGGGCCAGGGGGAGGCAGAGGGAGGGCATGCCGCTGCCCAGCAGCAGGGCGCCACCGCTGCCCACCAGGGCAAACACGATGCCGCCGCCGCGGGGGGTGACGCGCCGGTGGGCACTGCGGGGGTTGGGCTGGTCGGGCAGC
This portion of the Cyanobium sp. NIES-981 genome encodes:
- a CDS encoding glycosyltransferase family 4 protein, whose amino-acid sequence is MPPSVPPLLSVTAAAALLSSALLALLLPLLGRWLPDQPNPRSAHRRVTPRGGGIVFALVGSGGALLLGSGMPSLCLPLALVGLADDRRSLAPALRLLAQLATALVLVWAGQPPTMALALLLATAAAALINLTNFMDGLDGLVAGCLVVLLATAAGSQPGLWPLVGALIGFLPWNWSPARLFMGDAGSTYLGAVFAGAVLQAPGWPAALALLLVATPLLADAGLCLLRRLLAGHRLWQAHRLHLYQRLQQAGWGHGRVAALYIGVTAALALADRLGGWPWLLPLAAGALLLGLVLERRVAVPFAATSTVGAPPQPPGWR